The genomic window CGAGGGACGTGGACTCGATCGTGTCGGCCAGGATGTCCCCGCTGAGGATGGTCATCCCCACGTAGAAGGCCGCGGAGACCACGCCCATGAAGATCGTGGAGAAGCCGGGCGTCTGGTACTTGGGATTGATGTGGGCGAACCGCCGGGGGAGGGCCTTGTAGATGCCCATGGCGAAGGTGGCGCGGGCCTGGGGGAGGATGGTGGTCTGGCACGTGGAGAGTGCGGATACGAAGATCGCGAAGACCAGCACCCACCCGTAGGACCCCAGGGTGTCCTCGCGGAGGGAGAAGAAGACGTCCTCCGCGCCGTCCGGGTTGGCCAGTCCCTTGCCCTCGGTGCCCACCCCGGCGTACATCATGGCCAGCGCGGTCATCCCCACGTAGGTGACCAGCAGGCACACCGTGGACAGCAGGGCGGCGAGTCCCGGCGTGGTGCGGGGATTCTTGGTCTCCTCCGCGAGCGAGAGGCACGTGTCCCAGCCCCAGTACATGAAGATGGCCAGCAGGACCGCCTGCATGAAGCCCACGGGGTTGTCCGCGGCGAACGGGTTGAACCACTCCCACGAGAAGTCGAGGGCGTGGCGGTCGTCGCTGATCGCGAGCCACAGCCCGATGCAGAACGCGATGATCGCCATGTACTGCAGCGCCATCAGGGCGTACTGGGCCTTGGCGCCCGCCTCCACCGCGCGGAACGAGACCCAGGTCATCACCGCGATGATCACGGCCCCCAGGGAGGTCACGATCACGGGTGAGTCCGCGAGGGTCTCCCCTCCCACGAGCAGCAGCAGGTAGCGGGAGGCCACCTGCGTCTGGCTGGACATGACGATGACCCCGGAGACGAACGCACCCCATCCGGCGAACCAGCCCGTGCGGGGGCCCAGCGCCTTGGCCGCCCAGGTGAAGGCCGTGCCGGCGTCGGGCACCGCGGTGTTGAGCTCCCGGTACGCGAACGCGGTGAGGCACATGGGCACGAACGCCACAATCAGGGCGATGGGGGCCTGGGCGCCCACGGCCATCACGACGAAGCCGAGGGTGGCCGCGAGCGAGTACAGCGGTGCCGTGGAGCCGAGTCCGATCACCGTGGACGGCAGGAGTCCGAGCTTTCCGGCCGCCAGGCCCTTGCCGGTCACACCGTGATCCGGGGCGGAAGGTGTCATGGAACCCACGTCCTCTCCGGGGAGGTGCGGGTCACCTCCCAACCAGTTGGTAGGCTCACGGTATGAGGTGGATCACATGCGGTCAAGGGGCTCGCGCTGACGTCTCGCGCACCGAGAACGAGGCCGGACCGGGGCGTTGTCCCCCCGCGGAGTACCGTGGGATCCATGCCCACCAGTGATCCCGCGAGCGTGCGGCTGGACGTGTGGCTGTGGTCCGTCCGGCTGTTCAAGACCCGTTCCTCCGCCACCCAGGGCTGCCGTGCCGGGCACGTGCGGCTCAACGGCGCCCCCGTGAAGGCCGCCCAGCCGGTGCGCGTGGGGGACCGGGTGAGCGTGAAGCGCCCGGGGTGGCAGCAGGAGTTCGAGGTCACCCGGCTGATCGTCAAGCGTGTGGGCGCTCCGGTGGCCGTGAAGTGCTACGTGGACCACTCCCCGCCGCGCCCCGCGGAACTCAGTGTGCCGGTGGCTCGCCGGGACCGGGGTGCGGGCCGGCCCACCAAGAAGGACCGCCGGGATCTGGAGCGGCTCCAAGGGAAACGCTGACTCGGACTGGGTATCGAGTGATGCGTGCTCACGGCATGAACCCTCGAAGAAGGGAGGCCGTCCCTTCAAGGTGGTCCGCCATTAGGGTGCGAGCCCGACGCGAGTCTCCTTGGAGGATGGACTCGGTAAGTGCCACGTGCTGCTGATTCGAGTGGGTCAGGTTGGTCCCCAGAAGGGGGATCTGGTCCAGTAGAGCGCTGACCCGTGCCCGTGCATCGGTTACGGCCGCGACGAGAGACGGGCAATCGCTGAGTTCCGCCACAGCAATGTGGAACCGGGCGTCCCGGGTTCGATACGTGGTCTCGTCTGCTTCAAGTACGTCGGCAAGACACGCTTGCAGATGCTGTCGGGCCGGGGCTGACAAGCTGGACTTCGCTGCCAGCTCTGCGGCGCCTGGCTCGACGACCGACCGGAAGATCAAAGCGTCTTGACACAATTCTGGGTTCAGGGGCTCGCCCGACTCAGCCGGTGCCGCAGGGCTGCCCAAGATGTATGTGCCGCCATAGCGGCCGCGTCGCACATCGATGAATCCAGCCCGCTGAAGCTCAGCCAGGGCATCCCGCAGGGTGGCACGGGAAACTCCGAGATGAGCCGCGAGTTCCCGCTCGGGGGGCAACTTCTCTCCCCTGGGGAAGAGGCCAACCTTGATGGCCTGAAGTAGATGCTCAATGGTCTCTTCGAACGCGTTCCCCGAGCGCACAGGTCGCAGGACTGCGTATGGATGCCCGAATTCCACCACGGTTCTCCTCTCCGGGGGCTGAGGTGGGATCCACCCTACGAGAGAGCCCGGTGCAGGGGGTGGTGCAGGAGTCGCGTCGCCCGGAGCATCCTCATCTCTTGACGCCCCTGGTGTGAGCTGAAACACTTCTCGAGAACGCTATGGACTGAAAACAGTCCTTTGCACCCTTGATCTGCGGGGTTCTAGTCCTGAAGGCGGGATTTTATGCAGGAATACCAGACCACAAGGCACGTTGCTGGATCCGAGTACATGGAGCACCGTCGGCTGAAGGCTGGCGCCGCTGGGTGGGTTCTCCTGGCCGGGCTCGGGGTCTCTTATGTGATCTCTGGGGATTTTGCAGGCTGGAACATCGGTCTTGGCGAGGGTGGGTGGGGTGGGCTTCTCATTGCTTTTGCCCTCATGGGGCTGATGTACACCTGCATGGTCTTTGGTCTTGCCGAGTTGTCATCCACCTTGCCCACGGCAGGCGCGGGGTACGGGTTCGCTCGCCGGGCGCTGGGCCCCCTTGGCGGCTTCGCCACCGGCACTGCAGTTCTGATCGAATACGCAGTCGCTCCCGCAGCGATTGCCACTTTCATTGGCGGGTACATCGAGGCCCTGGGTCTCTTCGGGCTCACCAACTCCTGGCCTGTGTACCTGGTGACCTACTTGGTGTTCATGGGTATTCACATGTACGGAGTGGGTGAAGCGCTGAAACTGATGTTCGGCATCACCGCCATCGCGGTACTGGCCCTTGGCGTGACCGTCGTGGCACTCCTGCCGCACTTTGATGTGTCGAATCTCTTCGACGTAGTGCCCGACGGGTCGGCGGGATCGAGTGCTTTCATGCCCATGGGGTACGCCGGCGTCATGTCAGCTCTGGTGTACGGGATCTGGTTCTTCCTTGCCGTGGAGGGCGTCCCGCTCGCGGCAGAGGAGACCACTGACCCCAAGCGAGACATGCCCCGGGGCATCATCGTGGCGATGCTTTTCCTGCTGGTCAGCGGAGCACTGATGCTGGTTTTGGTGCCCGGAGCCGCTGGCTCCCTGTCGATGAGCACCTCGGACAACCCTCTGCCGGAGGCAATCCGTGCAGTGGACGGCCAGGACAGCATCATGGCAAGCGTGGTTAACTACGCCGGGCTGGCTGGGCTGGTGGCCAGCTTCTTCTCCATCATGTATGCGTACTCCCGTCAGCTGTTCGCACTGTCTCGAGCTGGTTATCTGCCCCGCTTCCTCTCTCTGACCGGCAAGCAGCGGACCCCCTGGGTCGCGCTCTTGGTGCCGGGCACGATCGGGTTCATCCTCGCCGCAGTCACGAAGGACGGAGGACTCCTGATCAATATTGCCGTGTTCGGTGCCACCGTCTCTTACGTCCTGCTGAACCTGTCTCACATCGTTCTGCGATTGCGCGAGCCGGAGCTTCCCAGGGGATACCGCACTCCCGGTGGGGTGGTCACCACGGGTATCGCCATGGTGCTGGCGATCGTGGCGGTGGTGGCGACCTTCCTGGTTGACGTGCTGGCTGCGTCCATCACCGCGGGGGTGTTCCTGGTGTTCCTGGCCTACTTCTGGTTCTACAGCAGGCACCATCTCGTGGCGAATGCCCCTGAGGAGGAGTTTGCCCTGGTGGAGGGCGCCGAAACCGACCTCCAGTGAATTCACATCGACCGCCCAATCATGGACATGGACCTAGGAATGGACGACATGAACGCATCAGCAAAACACCCCCGCAACGACCGCATGCTCACCGTGGACCAGCTGCGGCAGAGGGTCCTGGACCAGGAGATCGACACAGTGGTGCTGGCCTTCACCGACATGCAGGGAAGACTCCAGGGCAAGCTCAACCATGCGCAATTCTTTCTGGATGCGATCTTGGACGAGGGGGCCGAGGGGTGCAACTACCTTCTGGCAGTGGACACCGAGATGAACACCCCGGCGGGTTACGCCATCAGCAGCTGGGAAGCTGGGTACGGGGACATGAGCTTCGACATGGATCTGGACACGATCCGTCTGATGCCCCACAACCCTGGTCAGGTCATGATCCAGTGCGATCTGGTCGGACACGATGGACAGCCCATTCCGATGTCCCCGCGCGCCATGCTGCGCCGCCAACTGGAGCGCGCCAAGGACATGGGGTTCACCATGATGACGGGGACAGAACTCGAGTTCTGCGTCTACAACACCAGCTACGAGGACGCCTGGGACTCCGACTACCGAAATCTTGAACCGGCCAACAAGTACAACGTTGACTACAACCTCCTCGGATCCCAGCGTGTGGAGCCGCTGCTGCGCGAGATCCGCAATGCTATGTACGCGGCCGGGATGACGGTGGAGAACGCAAAGGGTGAATGCAATTTCGGTCAGCACGAGATCGCCTTCCGCTTCGACGACGGAATGGTCACCGCGGACAACCACGTGGTGTACAAGCTTTCCTCCAAGCAGATCGCGCATCAGCAGGGCAAATCGATCACGTTCATGGCCAAGCCCAATGACAGGGAGGGCAGTTCCTGTCACATTCACATGTCATTGCGTGGACTGGACGGTGAAATGGTCTTCTGGGACAGGGAGACGGGCACACGAACTGCCGTGTACGAGCAGTTCATTGCGGGCGTGCTCAAGGGAATGCGAGAGCTTGCTATCTTCTACGCACCGAACATCAACTCCTACAAGAGGTTCGTCAGGGGCAGCTTCGCTCCCACTGCAGTCGCCTGGGGAGTGGACAACCGTTCCTGTGCCGTACGCCTGGTGGGCAGCGGGTCGTCTGCTCGCATGGAGAACCGGCTGCCCGGAGGCGATGTGAACCCGTACCTGGCCCTCTCCGCCATGCTGGCCTCAGGTCTCTACGGGATCGAGAACAAGCTTGAGCTGGAACCCATGATGGAAGGCAATGCCTACGAGTCAGATGCGCCGGTGGTTCCTTCCACCATGCGCGAGGCCCGGAACTTGCTGGAAAGTTCAACACTCGCCCGAGAACTGTTCGGATCGGACGTGGTGGACCACTACGTCCACTACGCCGACGTGGAGCTGGCAGCTTTTGATTCGGCAATCACCGATTGGGAACTGCGCCGTGGTTTCGAGAGGCTCTGATATGACTGAGCCGAATAACGGGGCGCGACCTCGGATCGCCCTCACCACCTATTACCAGGAGGGCTCCTGGGGGGTGTGGCACGCCACAGCGGCCATCGTCCCCGGAGCCTACGTGGAAGGTGTTGCTAGGGCGGGCGGCACCCCAGTGCTGCTCCCGCCCCTGGGCACTGACCCGACCGTACTGGAGATGGTTGACGGTCTGGTTGTTATCGGCGGGGTGGATGTGGACCCGAAGTTCTACGGGGCGGAGCCCCATGAGCGGACCTCGTCCCAGCCGTCCCGAGATGAGCATGACATCGCTCTGACGCGCCGAGCCCTGGAAATGGGGCTGCCCCTGTTTGCCATCTGCCGAGGTGCCCAGATCCTGAATGTAGCTCTCGGCGGGACACTTATTCAGCATCTACCGGACGTCAACCCGGCGGCTGCGCAGTATCAACCCGAGCCTGGCAAGTACGGCCGGGTCCAGTTCTTCACGGAACCAGGCAGCCGCTGCGCGGATTTGCTCGGCGAATCAGCTGAATCCCCCTGCTACCACCATCAAGCTCTGGACAAAATCGCCGACGAGTTGGTGGTCACGGCACGCGCGCAGGACGGCACCGTGGAAGCCGTGGAAACTACAGCGGACGCATGGACCTTGGGCGTGCAGTTCCATCCCGAGGAAAACCGGCAGGACGTTCGTCTGTTCGATGGCTTCGTATCAGCGGCCAGGGAATACGCCCGGCATCGCCACATCGGCCAGTAGCCCCACAGACCCGAAAGGACCGTCCAGAGACATGACCGTTACCCAGATCATCAACCCCGCCACGGAAGAAGTCATTGAATCCGTCAACATGGCCTCCGAGCACGAAGTCGACGCCGCGATCGAAAGAGCGCAGCACGCCTTCGCGACATGGCGCGCCGTAGACCCTGCGGACCGGGCCCGTTTGCTACGGCAGTTCGCGGCCGCTGTGGACGCCGACATCGAGAACCTCGCCGCCTTGGAGGTGCGCAACGCAGGCCACACCATCGGCAATGCCCGCTGGGAGGCAGGCAACGTAAGGGATGTGCTCAACTACTACGCCGGGGCCCCAGAACGCCTGTCAGGGCGACAAATCCCCGCACCCGGTGGTGTCAACATCACCTTTCACGAACCCCTCGGGGTCGTTGGCATCATTGTGCCCTGGAATTTCCCGATGCCCATCGCTGGGTGGGGCTTCGCCCCAGCGCTCGCGGCAGGGAACACGGTGGTGCTGAAACCTGCGGAAATTACGCCCCTCACGGCCATCCGATTGGGTGAGCTCGCCGTGCAGGCGGGGATTCCTGAAGGGGTTTTCACGGTGATCCCCGGCAAAGGATCCGTTGTGGGAGAGCGGTTTGTCACGCACCCGTTGGTCCGCAAGGTGGTGTTCACCGGATCCACGGACGTCGGGAAGCGAATCATGGCAGGGTGTTCCGAGCAGGTGAAGAGGGTGACCCTGGAACTCGGGGGGAAGAACTCGAATGTCGTGTTTGCGGATGCCGACCTTGAGCAGGCGGCCGCGGCAACCCCGGACGGCGCGTTCGACAATGCGGGCCAGGACTGCTGCTCGCGCTCCAGGGTGCTTGTCCAGAGGTCTGTGCTGGACCGGTTCCTCGAGTTGCTGGAACCAGCCGTCAAGAATTTCACATGTGGTGACCCGTGGCAGGAGGGCACCGCCATGGGTCCGCTCGTGTCCCGGCAGCACAGGGACAGCGTGGCGTCCTATCTAGACGCCAGCGCCCCCGTGGCCTTCCAGGGCTCTGCTCCCGAAGGCGCGGGTTTCTGGTTCCCACCCACGGTTCTGCTGCCTGCCCCGGAATCTCGGGTGTTCCGGGAGGAGATTTTCGGGCCGATCATCTCGGTGGTGCCCTTCGAGGACGAGGCAGATGCGGTTCGACTCGCCAATGACACGGAATACGGCCTCTCTGGCTCGATCTGGACCCGCGACGTCGGCCGGGCACTGCGTGTTTCCCGGGGTGTGGAGGCGGGCAATCTCTCCGTCAACACTCACGCGTCGGTGCGCTATTGGACGCCGTTCGGCGGCTTCAAGCAGTCCGGATTCGGGCGAGAGCTCGGCCCAGACGCGCCAGATGCATTCACCGAGACCAAAAACGTTTTTTTGTCCAACAACTGAACTGCGCCACGACCCCTTGCGCTGCACCAGCGCAGAAGCACTAAGAATGGAGATCTCATGGATGTGAACGCTCGTCGACTGGTTGATCGAAGCGCTGTTATCACCGGGGGCGCCAGCGGCATCGGCCTCGCGACCGCGCGTCGACTGTCAGCTGAAGGAGCCCGCGTCGTGATCGCGGACATCGATCCCGTCACAGGTGAGAAAGCTGCCGCAGAGGTGGATGGCATGTTCGTCCGCGTGGACGTGACGGATCGCGAGGAGGTGGAGAATCTCTATGCGCGAACCTACGAGAAGTACGGTTCCGTGGACATCGCTTTCAACAACGCAGGGATCTCCCCTGCGGATGATGCTTCGATTCTCGACACCGACATCGATGCATGGCGAAAGGTTCAGGAGGTGAACTTGACCTCTGTGTACTACTGCTGCAAGTACGCAATCCCCTACATGAAAGAGCAGGGCAAGGGGTCCATCATTAACACGGCGTCCTTCGTGGCGGTGATGGGGGCAGCCACATCGCAGATCTCGTACAGCGCCTCCAAGGGAGGAGTGCTCTCGATGAGCCGCGAGCTGGGTGTGGAGTTCGCCCGTGAAGGAATCCGCGTCAACGCTCTGTGCCCGGGGCCGGTCAATACCCCGCTCCTCAAAGAGCTGTTTGCCAAGGACCCCGAGAAGGCTGCACGCCGACTCGTCCACGTGCCACTGGGGCGGTTCGCTGAGCCCGAAGAACTTGCAGCCGCAGTGGCCTTCTTGGCCAGCGACGACTCGTCATTCATGACCGCTTCCACGTTCCTGGTCGATGGAGGAATCTCGGGCGCATACGTCACCCCGCTCTGATCTCCCGTTTGGAATGGTGGATGCGCGCCCGTCGGTTGACTCCGGCGGGCGCGCATTTTGTTGCAGGAGCCGGGTCCTGGGCTGCGGCTCTCACCGGCCATGCAGAGCCCTCGAGTCCGATCGGACGGGGACGCATTAGCCCGGGCGATTTCAGGGAACTGTACGGCTTCGTCCGTAACGCGGCCGTCAGAAGCCCGGCCGTGCGGCGTCGTCGTCCCCCAGTCTCAGGGAGCCCAGCGCAGGTCCGTGGACCCGTGGGCGGGGGTGGGCCCGAACCAGCCCTTCCAGCCGCCGTGCGTGAGGAGGGTGCGGGTGCGGCGGTCGAGCAGCGCGAGGTAGAGCGTGAAGGCCACCGCGATCACGAACGCCACCTGGGACACGCTGACGCTGAGGTCGATGAACGGCCACACCGAGAGCTGGTCCTGGGCGCCGAAGACCACGAAGAACGTGATCACCACGTAGATGATGCGGATCTGCCAGTTGTCCTTGATGCCGGTGGCGGCGAGCAGGGGCAGCAGCCACAGGATGTACCAGGGCTGGATGATGGGGGACAGCAGCACCACGGCGGCGAAGGCCACGGCCATGCGGCGCACGATCTTGCGGTCTCCGCCCACGAACATGAGCACGAGCACCAGCAGGATCGCGCTGCCCTGGAGCAGCCGGCGGAACCCTCCGGCGAGCCCGCCACCGTCGAGGCCGAGGGCGTCACCCACGCGCTCCACCTGCTGGCCGAGGAACCCGGAGGGGGAGTATCCCGTGTAGCCGGGGGTGGGGTCCAGCAGGGCCCACGCCCAGCCGAGGCCGAGCCCGTCCACCGCCCCGCTGAGCGCGAGCAGCCCGAAGCTGATGAGGGCGGTGGCCGCCCAGATCACGAAGCGCCGCAGCCAGGAGGCACCCTTGCCGGCCCACAGCAGACCGATGAACGGCAGCAGCAGGATGGTGATGGGTTTGATGCCGATGGACCCCGTGACCAGGAGTATTCCCAGCAGGGGATGCTTTCTCGCGGCGGCGTACACACCGGCCACGGCGAGGCCCACCATGAGGGCGTCGTTGTGCGCGCTGGCCACGAAGCTGATGAGGAACAGCGGGTTAGCCACCGCGATCCACAGCGCCCGGGCGCCGTTGACCCCGTGCAGCCGCGCCAGTTTGGGCACGTACACCATGCACAGCACCACGCCCACGTACGCGGCGAGGCGGAACAGCATCACGGAGAGGTCCGGCTGCGCGTTGGTCAGGCGCACCACCCCCGCGGCGATCCACAGGAAGTACGGCCCGTACGGGGTGCGGGCCTCCGCCCACTCGGGGTCCGCGCCCAGCATGAACCAGTTGTCCAGGGAGGAGATGCCCTCCACGTAGGGGTCCTTGCCCGCGAGCATCAGCCGCCCCTGGCCGATGTAGGCGTAGACGTCCCGCGAGTAGATGGGCACCGCGAACAGCAGGGGCAGGGACCATGCGATCACCGCGGTGACCACGGTGCGCTGGGAGCCCGGCGGCCAGCCGCGCAGCCGCTGCCCGAGCCGCAGCCACGAGCGGATCAGGAGCATGGCCCCGAGGGTCAGCAGCACGGTGCACGTGTACACGCCCCACACGTTGACCCGCAGCTCGATCACCAGCGGGTGGCGGACCATGGGAGAGCCGTTGGCGATCCACCCGGTCCCCAGGGACCCCAGGAACATCATCAGGGAGCCCACCAAACCCTGGATCACGGCCACGTGGGCCCGCAGCTCGACGGTGGCGGTGGAGCCGGTGTGGGGGTCGGCGGGCGGGGCCACAGGACTTGACGCGCTCATGGACTCCAGCCCCCTCGACCAACCAGTGGTGGGCGAGCCGAGGTGATCAGCGGCTCCGCCCCCCGACTTTACAGGACGCCCCCTGCCCATCCCGGGACGCTCACGCGGGTCCCACCGCCCGGAACCCCATAGAATCGGGGCGGTGTGGAACGGCGCCCGGAGCCACCGGGGTGCGCGTCCCGCCCACGCCGCCCGACCGACCCGCGGTCACCCCCGGCCACCGCACCCCGGACCGGCCCCGCCGAGCCAGAACAGAATCCCGCGCGCATTCGGACAAGGACCTTTCGTGCCCACTGAGAGATACTTCGCGGCCCTCACCCGGCTGCGCGACGCCGCGATCCCCCGCAGCTGGCAGCAGCGGCTGCTGACGCCCCGCGGTCTGCTCGCCGGGTTCGTGGTGGTGCACCTGGGCTTCCTGATCTTCGCGCTGATCGTGTCCCTGCAGGGCAACGCGTTCAGCGACACCAACATCTACCGTGCGTGGGCCGCGGCCGGTTTCGACGAGGCCAATCTCCCCTCCGGCCCCAGCCCGTGGGTGTACCCCGTGCTTGCGCAGATCCCCATGGCGCTCGCGGGCATGTTCGGCCCCGGCCCGTTCTTCTTCCTGTGGGTTCTCATCATCAGCGTGCTCAACGCACTGGCCATGGGCACGCTCACCGGCTGGGGCCGCAACCGCGCCGCCCTGCCCGCCGCGTGGTGGTGGCTCGTGTTCATCCTGCTCATGGGCTGGCTGGGCTTCGCGCGCGTGGACGGCCTGACCGCCCCGATCGTGCTGATCGGCCTGGTCTACGGCGTCTCCCACCCGTTCGTGGCCTCCGCGATCCTCAGTGCCGCCACGTGGGTCAAGGTGTGGCCCGCCGCGGTGGTGCTCGCGCTGCTCGCGGCCGCACGACGCCGCGGCGCGGTGCTGCTCGCCGGTGTCCTGGTGACGCTGGGCGCGGTGGCGGTGGCAGCGGCGTCGGGCTCGGTGCACAAGATCGCGGACTTCCTGACCCAGCAGGGTGACCGCGGCATGCAGCTCGAGGCCACCTTCACCACGCCGTGGCTGTGGCTGTCCGTGCTGCACATCGGCGACTCGCACATGTACATGAACACGGACATCAACTCTATGCAGGTGGACGGCCCCGGCTCGGACGTGATGTCCAAGCTCATGCAGCCGCTGTTCGTGGTGGCCGCGCTCGTGGTGGTCTGGCTGATCGTGCGCGGCCTGCGCCGCGGTGTGGCCGCCGGGCACCTGGACCGCACCGCCCTGTTCCTGGCCGGCTCGCTGACCATGGTCACCGCATTCATCGTGTTCAACAAGGTGGGTTCGCCGCAGTTCATGGTGTGGCTCGGCCCCGTGATCGCGGTGGGTCTGGTCCACGACCGGCACGCCTGGCGCACCCCCGCCGCGCTCGCGGTGCTGATCGGGATCGCCACCTTCCTGATCTACCCGCTCTTCTACACCGCCCTGAGCCACAACAACCCGGTCATGGCCCTGGTGCTCACCGCGCGCAACGCGCTGCTCGTGGTGCTCATGTGGTGGTCCGCCCGCAGGCTGCACCGCCTGGGTTCCGCCCCGGAGGAGGCTCCCCGTGCGGCGCCCCACGCCTGACGACGACGCCGCTGCCGCCAGGCCGCGCGCGCCCGAGCGTCTCATGCGCCCCGCCGCCGTGTGGTGCGGCTTCGCCGTGGTGCACCTCTACTTCCTGGGGTGGATGGCGTCCTTCTTCCTGCACGGTTGGGCGTTCAGCGACACCGAGCAGTACCGCGAGTGGGCCATGGCCGGTTACAACGCCCCGGTGGAGGGCTCGGTGAGCCCGTGGGTGTACCCCGTGCTCGCGCAGCCGTTCATCCTGCTGCCCAGGGTCATGGGCCACGGCCTCTACCTGCTGGGCTGGACGCTGATGATCACCGTGCTCGACGCGGTGGCCCTGTGGTTCCTGCTGCACCGCGCCCACCGCCCCGCCGCGTGGGAGCTGCCCGGACCGCGCGGCGGCACCCCGGACCCCGGAACCGTGGCGCACGGCAGCTCCGCGGTGCTCAGCCGACGCCGCGCGGCCGTGGTGGCCGGCTGGTGGTGGGTGGTGTTCACCGTCTTCATGGGCTACCTGAGCTTCGCCCGGGTGGAGGGCGTGGCGGCGCCCATCGTGTTCATCGGGCTGCTGCACGCGGTACGTCACCCCGTGGTGGGCTCCGCCCTGCTGAGCGTGGCCACGTGGATCAAGGTGTGGCCCGCCGCCACCGTCCTGGCCATGGTGATCGCGCTGCGCCAGCGCGTGCGCATCGTGGTCACCGGGGTGGTGGTGAGCGCCGCCGTGGTCGCCGGGGTGCTCGTGCTCGGCGGGATCGACAAGATCGCGGACTTCGCCCTGAACCAGGGCTCCCGCGGGATGCAGCTCGAGGCCACGCTCTCCACCCCGTGGGTGTGGGCTGCCGTGCTCGGCATCGGGGGCTCGCGGATCGCGGACAACACCGCCATCAACTCCACCGAGGTGTACGGCCCCGGTGTGGAGACCATGGCCTCCCTCATGCAGCCCCTGCTGCTCGTGGCGGTGCTCGCGTCCGCGCTGCTGCTGGTGCGCGCGCTGCGCCGCGGCGCGGACCGCGGACGGCTCGTGTACGCGGGATCCCTGCTGCTGACCCTGGTGCTGATCGTGTTCAACAAGGTGGGTTCCCCGCAGTTCATGATCTGGCTGGCCCCCGTGATCATGGTGGGTCTGCTCCACGACCGCGTGCGGTGGCGCACCCCGGCCCTGCTCACCCTGGGGATCGCGGCCACCACGTTCGTGATCTACCCGCTGTTCTACACGCCCCTGATCCACGCCAACCCGGTGATGGCCGCGGTGCTGACCACCCGCAACGCCCTGCTCGTGGCGCTGCTGGTGTGGACCGTGCGGCGGATCTGGCGCCTGGGAAGCCGTGCCGCGGTG from Kocuria rhizophila DC2201 includes these protein-coding regions:
- a CDS encoding RNA-binding S4 domain-containing protein yields the protein MPTSDPASVRLDVWLWSVRLFKTRSSATQGCRAGHVRLNGAPVKAAQPVRVGDRVSVKRPGWQQEFEVTRLIVKRVGAPVAVKCYVDHSPPRPAELSVPVARRDRGAGRPTKKDRRDLERLQGKR
- a CDS encoding glutamine synthetase family protein, with translation MDDMNASAKHPRNDRMLTVDQLRQRVLDQEIDTVVLAFTDMQGRLQGKLNHAQFFLDAILDEGAEGCNYLLAVDTEMNTPAGYAISSWEAGYGDMSFDMDLDTIRLMPHNPGQVMIQCDLVGHDGQPIPMSPRAMLRRQLERAKDMGFTMMTGTELEFCVYNTSYEDAWDSDYRNLEPANKYNVDYNLLGSQRVEPLLREIRNAMYAAGMTVENAKGECNFGQHEIAFRFDDGMVTADNHVVYKLSSKQIAHQQGKSITFMAKPNDREGSSCHIHMSLRGLDGEMVFWDRETGTRTAVYEQFIAGVLKGMRELAIFYAPNINSYKRFVRGSFAPTAVAWGVDNRSCAVRLVGSGSSARMENRLPGGDVNPYLALSAMLASGLYGIENKLELEPMMEGNAYESDAPVVPSTMREARNLLESSTLARELFGSDVVDHYVHYADVELAAFDSAITDWELRRGFERL
- a CDS encoding gamma-glutamyl-gamma-aminobutyrate hydrolase family protein, producing the protein MTEPNNGARPRIALTTYYQEGSWGVWHATAAIVPGAYVEGVARAGGTPVLLPPLGTDPTVLEMVDGLVVIGGVDVDPKFYGAEPHERTSSQPSRDEHDIALTRRALEMGLPLFAICRGAQILNVALGGTLIQHLPDVNPAAAQYQPEPGKYGRVQFFTEPGSRCADLLGESAESPCYHHQALDKIADELVVTARAQDGTVEAVETTADAWTLGVQFHPEENRQDVRLFDGFVSAAREYARHRHIGQ
- a CDS encoding FadR/GntR family transcriptional regulator, yielding MFQLTPGASRDEDAPGDATPAPPPAPGSLVGWIPPQPPERRTVVEFGHPYAVLRPVRSGNAFEETIEHLLQAIKVGLFPRGEKLPPERELAAHLGVSRATLRDALAELQRAGFIDVRRGRYGGTYILGSPAAPAESGEPLNPELCQDALIFRSVVEPGAAELAAKSSLSAPARQHLQACLADVLEADETTYRTRDARFHIAVAELSDCPSLVAAVTDARARVSALLDQIPLLGTNLTHSNQQHVALTESILQGDSRRARTLMADHLEGTASLLRGFMP
- a CDS encoding APC family permease, with the translated sequence MTPSAPDHGVTGKGLAAGKLGLLPSTVIGLGSTAPLYSLAATLGFVVMAVGAQAPIALIVAFVPMCLTAFAYRELNTAVPDAGTAFTWAAKALGPRTGWFAGWGAFVSGVIVMSSQTQVASRYLLLLVGGETLADSPVIVTSLGAVIIAVMTWVSFRAVEAGAKAQYALMALQYMAIIAFCIGLWLAISDDRHALDFSWEWFNPFAADNPVGFMQAVLLAIFMYWGWDTCLSLAEETKNPRTTPGLAALLSTVCLLVTYVGMTALAMMYAGVGTEGKGLANPDGAEDVFFSLREDTLGSYGWVLVFAIFVSALSTCQTTILPQARATFAMGIYKALPRRFAHINPKYQTPGFSTIFMGVVSAAFYVGMTILSGDILADTIESTSLAVAMYYALTSLACILYFRKHLFDSARNVVFRLVMPLLGGLMMTAVFVYSAINMFDPDYGTTTLLGTSGTFVMGVGSLALGLVVMFVWMRFAEARPYFEGRTLNRDTEVLVPETP
- the eat gene encoding ethanolamine permease, translating into MQEYQTTRHVAGSEYMEHRRLKAGAAGWVLLAGLGVSYVISGDFAGWNIGLGEGGWGGLLIAFALMGLMYTCMVFGLAELSSTLPTAGAGYGFARRALGPLGGFATGTAVLIEYAVAPAAIATFIGGYIEALGLFGLTNSWPVYLVTYLVFMGIHMYGVGEALKLMFGITAIAVLALGVTVVALLPHFDVSNLFDVVPDGSAGSSAFMPMGYAGVMSALVYGIWFFLAVEGVPLAAEETTDPKRDMPRGIIVAMLFLLVSGALMLVLVPGAAGSLSMSTSDNPLPEAIRAVDGQDSIMASVVNYAGLAGLVASFFSIMYAYSRQLFALSRAGYLPRFLSLTGKQRTPWVALLVPGTIGFILAAVTKDGGLLINIAVFGATVSYVLLNLSHIVLRLREPELPRGYRTPGGVVTTGIAMVLAIVAVVATFLVDVLAASITAGVFLVFLAYFWFYSRHHLVANAPEEEFALVEGAETDLQ